GTTAGCTGGCTGTGCTGATGCAGCATAATTGGATGTCGCAGCAACGTCGCCAAGATATGACACAGTAGGCTGGCCATGAGCTcatattgttttttttgtctttctGTGGTGGTGCCTGGGTAGAATTCAACGGTGGCACACTGCAGCTCTATGGCCAATCCTCTACTTAACCTGAGACGCGAGTGCGACATCATGAAAACTCattttattaattaaaCTGCATTCACCGCAATTAATGTtaatattaaataataataagtATAATTGCAAAGGAGAGTGTAGACAAAATCTGATTAGATGCTTAATATTTTATAGTTGGCTTTGTTACATAAGCCATGGGCCCGAGTAACAGTTAGCCCCCCTCGATTAATTGGATAGCTCTAAGAAACTAGGATTGCCTGTCTACTTGTGATAACGGTGATCAAAATCTGGTGCGAAGATTGCTCCTTCAAAACTAACGGTTCAGCTCATCTTCGGCCGGTTCGGGCTCTGGCTTGCAGAGGGCCATGTGTATGAAACGCAGATTGATCTGATAAGATCATGCGTGGATGATCCGATCCGTCTTGATCTTGTCGCTGTTGCCACCCACGCTCAAGTGGGAGTGAGCTGTTATTGACGTCGGCCTGCAGTGCCGAGCCTGTGAACGGAATGTGTTTGAGCAAAGCGTTTAGAGAGGGTTTATAGAGtagggggtggtggggttgGGCACGACACACTTCcactggtggtgggtgATACGCGGATGCTTTTTCACTTTGTTACCATTCAATTCACCCTTCTAATGTTCAAGCACAAATCCTAGTGGACATGTTCGTATATTATTGATTCAGTCATAGATTTTgtcatttatttttcgtTATATAATTTGTCTAGCATTGAACGAGACCAGCACCCTCATGCTCACCGAAAATATCGACACCCCACTCAACAGGATCGTTCAAACGACCATGCTTCTCAAGTGAGTTTAATTCATCGAAATCTTCCTTAGAAAGCTCAAAGACCTCGTAGTTGGCAATGATTCTACTGGCAGTAATACTCTTAGGTAGAACAGCAGTTCCTCTTTGGATGGCCCAAGAAATGAGGACATTGGCAGGCTCCTTGTTGAGCTTCTTGGCAATAGCTTGAACCTTGTCGTGATCCAAAACACGAGGCTTACCATAGATATTGTTACCAAGAGGACTGTAAGCAACAGCAAGAATGTTCTTACTCTTGAGGTACTCCAAAAGCTTGGGTTGTTGAAGCTCGGGGTGAGCTTCGATTTGGTTGACAGCAGGAGGGATCTCAGCTGTCTTCAACAACTCTTCAATTTGAGCAATGGTGAAGTTGGAAACACCAATGCTCTTAGTCTTACCCTTCTTGACTAAGGCCTCCATGGCCTTCCAGGTCTCAGCAATTGGGACTTGGTCGAGGATAACCTTTCCATTGTCGTCCTTAGGGAAAAAGCCCTTGTTGGGGGCGAAGTGAGCAGGCCAGTGGATAAGGTAAAGGTCGACATAGTCAAGGCGCAAATCAGCCAAAGTCTTGTCAAGAGCCTTCTCAACCTCATCTCCACGATGGCTATTGTTCCAAAGCTTAGAGGTGACAAAGATCTCTTCACGAGGAACACCAGAAGCACGGATTCCATCACCGACTTCATTCTCGTTTTGATAGATAGCAGCACCGTCAATGTGTCTGTACTTATTTTTCAAGGCAACCTCAACAGCATTAGCAACCTCGTTAGGCTTGGATTGCCAAGTACCAAGACCAATAGCTGGGATTTTGTAACCGCTGTTCAAAGTGAAGTGAGTGGGAAGAGTCATTTTTAGTTTGGTCTTTTTATGAGAGATTTTTCACAATAAgttgaaaaaataaatacactTTTCCAAGGGCATCTGGCACCTATTTATAGGTGGGGGTAAGTGGAGACTTGCCGAATATCCCCACGAATACGCAAGCTAAAGCACTCTCAGGATTTGTGGGGGTGGATGATGCTGCAACTTGCCCCCACCCTTCTTCAAGGTGCATGATTTTCCCGTTTTATGCAGTTTCAGGAAGATTCAGGGGAAGTAATTCCGTCACTCTGAACTTTAAAGTTGAGGATGACGTTTATTCACTGATTTTTGCACAACTTTCGGCAAGATTGGACTCGTTGAAAACAGTAAAAGATGTAACGATTATCTATAGAAAAACATTCAATTTACAAAAATACAGGATCGGTGAGATTGTATTGCTTCTCGCAAGCAAGCGCTTGGTCAACTGTACCACTGGAGAAATAACAAAGCATGCTGTTACGGCAGTTGAGAGTATCACACGAAGGAACATATGGCGACCTTCTGTACTCATTGCTGAGATAAGAATCTCTAAGCGACTTTGTGTTGTAGATATTCTGGGCAGCATGGTGCCAGAAGGTACCGTTTAATGGCGCGTTGCTCGGCCAAGTGTTATTGAGATCATATGTCTCACGAGCAGAATATCCAAAATGCCATTCAGGAATGGCATTGTTATCTCCAAATGTATCATTCAAAGGGAAATAGTAGTTGACAGAGTCCATAATGGAAAATGTCTCTGTGTCAACCTTGTAATATCTCCAACCTGGATTGTACTCAGAAAGAGGTGTGATTGATTCAGCAAGATAAGCAACTTGGAGAGCATTTTCAGCAGTTCTGTTGGAACCATTA
The Sugiyamaella lignohabitans strain CBS 10342 chromosome A, complete sequence genome window above contains:
- the GCY1 gene encoding glycerol 2-dehydrogenase (NADP(+)) GCY1 (Glycerol dehydrogenase; involved in an alternative pathway for glycerol catabolism used under microaerobic conditions; also has mRNA binding activity; member of the aldo-keto reductase (AKR) family; protein abundance increases in response to DNA replication stress; GCY1 has a paralog, YPR1, that arose from the whole genome duplication; GO_component: GO:0005737 - cytoplasm [Evidence IEA,IEA]; GO_component: GO:0005737 - cytoplasm [Evidence IDA] [PMID 14562095]; GO_component: GO:0005634 - nucleus [Evidence IDA] [PMID 14562095]; GO_function: GO:0004032 - alditol:NADP+ 1-oxidoreductase activity [Evidence IDA,ISS] [PMID 11306085]; GO_function: GO:0004033 - aldo-keto reductase (NADP) activity [Evidence IDA] [PMID 10818358]; GO_function: GO:0004033 - aldo-keto reductase (NADP) activity [Evidence IDA] [PMID 17140678]; GO_function: GO:0047953 - glycerol 2-dehydrogenase (NADP+) activity [Evidence IEA]; GO_function: GO:1990042 - glycerol dehydrogenase [NAD(P)+] activity [Evidence IMP] [PMID 22979944]; GO_function: GO:0003729 - mRNA binding [Evidence IDA] [PMID 20844764]; GO_function: GO:0016491 - oxidoreductase activity [Evidence IEA,IEA]; GO_function: GO:0016491 - oxidoreductase activity [Evidence IDA] [PMID 17962934]; GO_process: GO:0042843 - D-xylose catabolic process [Evidence IDA] [PMID 12271459]; GO_process: GO:0019568 - arabinose catabolic process [Evidence IDA] [PMID 12271459]; GO_process: GO:0034599 - cellular response to oxidative stress [Evidence IGI] [PMID 17919749]; GO_process: GO:0006071 - glycerol metabolic process [Evidence IEA]; GO_process: GO:0055114 - oxidation-reduction process [Evidence IEA,IEA]), whose amino-acid sequence is MTLPTHFTLNSGYKIPAIGLGTWQSKPNEVANAVEVALKNKYRHIDGAAIYQNENEVGDGIRASGVPREEIFVTSKLWNNSHRGDEVEKALDKTLADLRLDYVDLYLIHWPAHFAPNKGFFPKDDNGKVILDQVPIAETWKAMEALVKKGKTKSIGVSNFTIAQIEELLKTAEIPPAVNQIEAHPELQQPKLLEYLKSKNILAVAYSPLGNNIYGKPRVLDHDKVQAIAKKLNKEPANVLISWAIQRGTAVLPKSITASRIIANYEVFELSKEDFDELNSLEKHGRLNDPVEWGVDIFGEHEGAGLVQC